The window TCTACTGTCTTATTACTGATCTTCTGTATCGCAAGATTTATAACCACGCCACTATTACGGCTATCCTGATCGGATTAGGGATAAATGCCATCTACTTTGGTTATTCAGGGCTTACTAATAGCCTTCTTGGATTGGCCATCGGATTTTTCCCCTTTTTTATTATCTTTCTTTTAGGAGGTATAGGGGCCGGGGACGTGAAGCTGATGGCCGCTATTGGGGCTTTAAAAGGTTTTCCTTTTATCATCTGGGCCATTATCTACACCGCCCTTTCAGGGGGAATTATATCGATAGTTGTTATGATCTGGTATGGAACGCTGTTATCAACCTTGAGAAATATCTGGCGGACATTTATCAGCGCTGTTTTACCCTGGTTGGTGATGGAACCTTTAAAGAAAGAGTCTACCCCTTTTCTCCCCTATGGAGTGGCTATATGTGTCGGGACTTTTTGGGCGCTGTTTGAGGAGATTTACGGTGTGAGAGGATGGTTATTGGGGCAATGAATGGGGATGAGTTATACTTTTAGCCAGGTCACAAATAGTGATTTTGCTCCCTTGGCCTAAAGCCTAAATAAAAAACTACGAAACACACGAAATACCTAAAAATTAACAATTTTACAGAACTTTTGGCGTTTTTCGCAGCTTCCGTCGTTATGTCTTAAAAATTACAGATTATGCCCTCATTTCTTTCTTTTCTTGCAAGATAAGGCATGTGCATTTATTATTATGTCCAGAGGGTGTTTTATATTCAGCTTATCTGCCGGAAGTTCCTCCCCGATTATCTTCTCCAGCTTTGGCTTAAGCTCAGGGTTATGTTCTACTTTATCTCCTACCTTCAGCAGGTTTAATC of the bacterium genome contains:
- a CDS encoding prepilin peptidase; amino-acid sequence: YCLITDLLYRKIYNHATITAILIGLGINAIYFGYSGLTNSLLGLAIGFFPFFIIFLLGGIGAGDVKLMAAIGALKGFPFIIWAIIYTALSGGIISIVVMIWYGTLLSTLRNIWRTFISAVLPWLVMEPLKKESTPFLPYGVAICVGTFWALFEEIYGVRGWLLGQ